A section of the Pseudomonas flavescens genome encodes:
- a CDS encoding TAXI family TRAP transporter solute-binding subunit: MRLTKRFSLFAAAAAFTASTAALAAPTFINVLTGGTSGVYYPIGVALSQLYGNGIEGAKTSVQATKASVENLNLLQAGRGELAFALGDSVDDAWKGVEDAGFKAPLTKIRAIAATYPNYIQIVASKESGIKTLEDLKGKRISVGAPKSGTELNARAIFKAAGLSYKDMGRVEFMPYAESVELIKNRQLDATLQSSGLGMAAIRDLASMVPLTFVAIPEEVVTKIGSSAYQPMVIPANTYDGQTEDVPTAAIINLLVSHEGVSDDVAYQMTKLMFDNLARLRTAHSASNDMSLEKATEGLPIPLHPGAERFYKEAGVLE; encoded by the coding sequence ATGCGACTGACCAAGCGCTTCAGCCTCTTCGCCGCCGCTGCGGCCTTCACTGCCAGCACCGCCGCACTCGCCGCACCCACCTTCATCAACGTGCTTACCGGCGGTACCAGCGGGGTGTATTACCCGATTGGCGTGGCCCTTTCGCAGCTTTACGGCAACGGTATCGAGGGTGCCAAGACTTCCGTGCAGGCGACCAAGGCCTCGGTGGAAAACCTCAATCTGCTGCAGGCAGGCCGTGGTGAACTGGCCTTCGCGCTTGGCGATTCGGTGGACGATGCCTGGAAGGGAGTCGAGGACGCTGGCTTCAAGGCGCCGCTGACCAAGATCCGCGCCATCGCCGCCACCTACCCGAACTACATCCAGATCGTGGCCAGCAAGGAATCCGGGATCAAGACCCTGGAAGACCTCAAGGGCAAGCGCATCTCGGTCGGCGCGCCGAAGTCCGGCACCGAGCTCAATGCCCGGGCCATCTTCAAGGCCGCTGGCCTGAGTTACAAGGACATGGGCCGGGTCGAATTCATGCCCTATGCCGAGTCGGTCGAGTTGATCAAGAACCGCCAGTTGGACGCCACGCTGCAGTCTTCCGGTTTGGGCATGGCGGCGATCCGCGATCTGGCGTCGATGGTGCCGCTCACCTTCGTGGCGATTCCCGAGGAGGTCGTCACCAAGATCGGCAGCAGCGCCTACCAGCCGATGGTGATCCCGGCCAACACCTATGACGGCCAGACCGAGGATGTGCCGACTGCGGCGATCATCAACCTGCTGGTCAGCCATGAAGGCGTGTCCGACGACGTCGCCTATCAGATGACCAAGCTGATGTTCGACAACCTTGCCCGCCTGCGCACCGCGCATTCTGCGTCCAACGACATGAGCCTGGAGAAGGCCACGGAAGGCCTGCCGATCCCGTTGCATCCGGGCGCCGAGCGCTTCTACAAGGAAGCCGGCGTTCTCGAGTAA
- a CDS encoding TRAP transporter permease, which translates to MSDHPGLTGNPSQWPKAVFYVAILFSVYQIIGAAFHPFSSQVLRAGHVGFVLLMVYLCFPLRGQGRPWTPVAWALGLAGLSTAIYQWYFEADLIQRSGDLTPFDMVIGVTLLVLVFEAARRVMGLALPIICGCFLAYGLFGEHLPGDLAHRGYDFDQIINQLSFGTEGFYGTPTYVSGTYIFLFILFGAFLEQAGMIRLFTDFAMGMFGHKTGGPAKVSVVSSALMGTITGSGVANVVTTGQFTIPLMKRFGYKGTFAAAVEASASMGSQIMPPIMGAVAFIMAETINVPYVEIAKAALIPALLWFGSIFWTVHLEAQRLKLVGLPKDECPDPFAAIKQRWYLLIPLGVLVYLLFAGFTPMFSGTVGLALTAIVILGTAIVMRASNLWLKIAFWIALGLVSSGFLKFGIGVVFGVIAVLVAGCFYVKGGRETLRACVWALAEGARHAVPVAVACILVGVIIGVVSLTGIATTFAGYIMAIGKDNLFLSLLLTMLTCLILGMGIPTIPNYIITSAIAAPALLELGVPLIVSHMFVFYFGLMADLTPPVALACFAAGSIAKENGLKISLWSVRIAACGFVVPFMAVYDPALLMQGDDWGAILYMFIKSVFAVGLWGMAVVGYCSAPMRAWERLLVFAAGASLVIPASVFSYDLLGLYSVTTDEIGFLVAAAVIAQHVLRARRQPALAAA; encoded by the coding sequence ATGAGCGATCATCCAGGTCTGACCGGCAATCCCAGTCAGTGGCCCAAGGCCGTGTTCTACGTCGCGATCCTGTTTTCGGTCTATCAGATCATCGGGGCTGCGTTCCATCCTTTCTCCAGCCAGGTGCTGCGCGCCGGGCACGTCGGCTTCGTGTTGCTGATGGTGTACCTGTGTTTCCCGTTGCGGGGCCAGGGCCGGCCATGGACTCCGGTGGCCTGGGCCCTGGGCCTGGCTGGCCTGAGCACGGCGATTTACCAGTGGTATTTCGAGGCCGACCTGATCCAGCGTTCGGGCGACCTCACCCCCTTCGACATGGTGATCGGGGTGACCTTGCTGGTGCTGGTATTCGAGGCGGCGCGACGGGTCATGGGGCTGGCCTTGCCGATCATCTGCGGCTGCTTCCTGGCGTACGGCCTGTTTGGCGAGCACCTGCCGGGCGACCTGGCGCACCGTGGTTATGACTTCGACCAGATCATCAACCAGCTGTCGTTCGGTACCGAGGGTTTCTACGGCACGCCGACCTACGTGTCGGGCACCTATATCTTCCTGTTCATCCTGTTCGGCGCCTTCCTCGAACAGGCGGGGATGATCAGGCTGTTCACCGATTTCGCCATGGGCATGTTCGGTCACAAGACCGGCGGCCCGGCCAAGGTGTCGGTGGTCTCTTCGGCGCTGATGGGCACCATCACCGGTTCGGGTGTAGCCAACGTGGTGACCACCGGCCAGTTCACCATCCCGCTGATGAAGCGCTTCGGTTACAAGGGCACCTTCGCCGCCGCGGTGGAAGCCTCGGCCAGCATGGGCAGCCAGATCATGCCGCCGATCATGGGGGCCGTGGCCTTCATCATGGCCGAGACCATCAACGTGCCGTACGTGGAGATCGCCAAGGCGGCGCTGATCCCGGCCCTGCTGTGGTTCGGCTCGATTTTCTGGACCGTGCACCTCGAGGCCCAGCGCCTCAAACTGGTTGGCCTGCCGAAAGACGAATGCCCGGATCCATTCGCGGCGATCAAGCAGCGCTGGTACCTGCTGATTCCGCTGGGTGTGCTGGTGTATCTGCTGTTCGCCGGCTTCACCCCGATGTTCTCCGGCACCGTGGGCCTGGCCCTGACGGCCATCGTCATCCTCGGCACGGCGATCGTCATGCGCGCCAGCAACCTGTGGCTGAAGATCGCCTTCTGGATCGCCCTGGGGCTGGTCAGTTCCGGCTTCCTCAAATTCGGCATTGGCGTGGTGTTCGGCGTGATCGCGGTGTTGGTTGCCGGCTGCTTCTACGTCAAGGGCGGGCGTGAAACCCTGCGCGCCTGCGTCTGGGCGCTGGCCGAGGGCGCGCGCCATGCGGTGCCGGTGGCGGTCGCCTGCATCCTGGTGGGGGTGATCATCGGCGTGGTTTCGCTGACCGGCATCGCCACCACCTTCGCCGGTTACATCATGGCCATTGGCAAGGACAACCTGTTCCTGTCACTGCTGCTGACCATGCTCACGTGCCTGATCCTGGGCATGGGTATTCCGACCATCCCCAACTACATCATCACCAGCGCGATTGCCGCGCCAGCTTTGCTGGAGTTGGGTGTGCCGCTGATCGTGTCGCATATGTTCGTGTTCTATTTCGGCCTGATGGCCGACCTGACGCCGCCGGTGGCGCTGGCCTGCTTCGCCGCGGGGTCGATCGCCAAGGAGAACGGCCTGAAGATCAGCCTGTGGTCGGTGCGCATCGCCGCCTGTGGCTTCGTCGTCCCCTTCATGGCGGTGTATGACCCGGCGCTGCTGATGCAGGGTGATGACTGGGGGGCGATCCTCTACATGTTCATCAAGTCGGTGTTTGCCGTCGGGTTGTGGGGCATGGCGGTGGTCGGCTATTGCTCGGCGCCGATGCGTGCGTGGGAGCGGCTACTGGTTTTCGCTGCCGGTGCTTCGCTGGTGATTCCAGCCTCGGTGTTCAGTTACGACCTGCTCGGGCTGTACAGCGTGACCACCGATGAAATCGGTTTTCTGGTCGCGGCCGCGGTGATTGCCCAGCACGTGCTGCGCGCACGCCGTCAGCCTGCACTGGCTGCAGCTTGA
- a CDS encoding DUF1850 domain-containing protein, translating to MIALCMGLAGVVWAQVPTPAFTLAWNHSIEKIRWEEDYRVSAEGLLLGEARVRGSGAGMEIPDGAVLRDGAWHYQRRMPPLQPLRLGRTPEAGDYQLCDAQGCKPLSEWLGPPTANQPAVELWSCELTDP from the coding sequence TTGATCGCACTGTGCATGGGGTTGGCCGGGGTGGTCTGGGCGCAAGTGCCCACCCCGGCTTTCACCCTGGCCTGGAATCACAGCATCGAGAAGATTCGCTGGGAAGAGGACTACCGCGTCAGTGCCGAGGGGTTGTTGCTCGGCGAGGCGCGGGTGCGCGGCAGCGGTGCCGGCATGGAGATTCCTGACGGCGCCGTATTGCGTGATGGCGCCTGGCATTACCAGCGTCGAATGCCGCCTCTGCAACCGTTACGCCTCGGCCGCACACCCGAGGCGGGCGACTATCAACTCTGCGATGCCCAAGGCTGTAAACCCCTCAGCGAGTGGCTCGGGCCACCGACGGCCAATCAGCCGGCGGTGGAGCTTTGGAGTTGTGAGCTGACCGATCCTTGA
- a CDS encoding ion transporter — MNSPLPSSNATWRLKLAEVMDGTPVQRLITVLILINAAILGMLTSAEIVSEWGWLLLPVDMFILAVFVIELALRFAARGIGLLRDPWAVFDCIVVGIALVPASGPFSVLRALRVLRVLRLVSINPSMRKVVQALLASLPGMGSIIMLMGLIFYVSAVMATQLFGERFPEWFGSLTASLYSLFQMMTLDSWSSGTVRPIMEVYPHAWMFFIPYVLIATFMMLNLFIAVIVNAMQDAQGPDPEVEARVQREQMILDELKALRAELGEMRQGR, encoded by the coding sequence ATGAACAGCCCCCTACCTTCCTCGAACGCCACCTGGCGCCTGAAATTGGCCGAGGTGATGGACGGCACCCCCGTGCAGCGCCTGATCACCGTGCTGATCCTGATCAACGCCGCCATCCTCGGCATGCTGACCTCGGCGGAAATCGTCAGCGAGTGGGGCTGGCTGCTGTTGCCTGTGGATATGTTCATCCTCGCGGTGTTCGTGATCGAGCTGGCGCTGCGCTTCGCGGCCCGTGGCATAGGCCTGCTGCGTGATCCGTGGGCGGTGTTCGATTGCATCGTGGTGGGCATCGCGCTGGTGCCGGCCAGCGGGCCGTTCAGCGTATTGCGGGCATTGCGCGTGTTGCGGGTACTGCGCCTGGTGTCGATCAACCCGAGCATGCGCAAGGTGGTGCAGGCGCTGCTCGCGTCGCTGCCCGGCATGGGCAGCATCATCATGCTGATGGGGCTGATCTTCTACGTGTCGGCGGTGATGGCCACGCAACTGTTTGGCGAGCGCTTTCCCGAGTGGTTCGGCTCGTTGACCGCCAGCCTGTATTCGCTGTTCCAGATGATGACCCTGGACAGCTGGTCGAGCGGCACGGTGCGACCGATCATGGAGGTGTACCCGCACGCGTGGATGTTCTTTATCCCTTACGTGCTGATCGCCACGTTCATGATGCTCAACCTGTTCATCGCAGTGATCGTCAACGCCATGCAGGACGCCCAGGGGCCTGATCCCGAAGTAGAAGCGCGGGTGCAGCGCGAGCAGATGATCTTGGATGAGTTGAAGGCGTTGCGGGCGGAGTTGGGGGAGATGCGGCAGGGCCGTTGA
- a CDS encoding GntR family transcriptional regulator: MASHVIREVQRIYNAIYDAIVEQRLPPGTRLTELNLVDVFQANRNHIRSALRDLAHLKLVRLEMNRGAFVEEPTPQQAREVFAARRVIEKALIEEACKRMQAPDRRAIEAHLKAELALGHEPAKPEFIRLSGDFHRLLARIAGNSTLGEMLEGLIARSSLIIALYENHNGIQCSHNEHEALAKALLDGNVQQATQCMEEHLLNIEQRLRLAPPESEEVDLFKVFAQPSSG; this comes from the coding sequence ATGGCCAGTCACGTCATTCGTGAAGTGCAACGCATCTACAACGCGATCTACGATGCCATCGTCGAGCAGCGTCTGCCGCCCGGTACTCGCCTGACCGAGCTCAACCTGGTGGACGTGTTTCAGGCCAACCGCAACCACATCCGCAGTGCCCTGCGCGACCTGGCTCACCTCAAGCTGGTGCGCCTGGAAATGAACCGTGGCGCCTTTGTCGAAGAACCGACGCCGCAACAGGCCCGCGAAGTGTTCGCCGCACGCCGGGTGATCGAAAAGGCGTTGATCGAAGAAGCCTGCAAGCGCATGCAAGCCCCCGACCGCCGCGCCATCGAAGCGCACCTGAAGGCCGAATTGGCACTTGGGCACGAACCGGCCAAACCCGAATTCATTCGCCTGTCAGGGGACTTCCATCGCCTGCTGGCACGTATCGCCGGCAACAGCACCCTGGGCGAAATGCTCGAAGGCCTGATAGCCCGTAGCTCGCTGATCATCGCCCTGTATGAAAACCATAACGGCATCCAGTGCTCGCACAACGAGCATGAGGCCCTGGCCAAGGCCCTGCTCGACGGTAATGTTCAGCAGGCGACGCAGTGCATGGAGGAGCATCTGCTGAATATCGAACAGCGTCTGCGCCTGGCCCCACCGGAAAGCGAAGAAGTCGATCTGTTCAAGGTGTTTGCCCAGCCGTCATCCGGGTAA
- a CDS encoding ABC transporter ATP-binding protein: MSGKGQVELVAVHKAYGARVAVTDLHLKIPSGSYCCLLGPSGCGKSTTLRMLAGHEEVSEGDILMDNRNVTEFSPTQRGTAMMFQNYALFPHMSCLDNVAFGLRIAGMARAERHAKARELLALVNMQDYAESYPEQLSGGQQQRVALARALITQPDVVLLDEPLSALDPFLRIRMRKELKAIQKQLGLTFIHVTHSQEEAFALADLAVVMDGGKIQQVAPPRELFERPATPFVAQFIGGHSLMRGELTAREADRVVLSVEGTGQGSLSLAQLGDDYAEAMVGTPLAFSVRCDHLDILPPGSAPPAGQFGLPARVCDVEFQGAFIYVECQTASATPLMVYLADRQRQVPEVGAEVTLAWDAAHLNLFSPQHANPTEEVH, translated from the coding sequence ATGTCTGGGAAAGGTCAGGTCGAGCTGGTGGCGGTGCACAAGGCCTACGGTGCGCGGGTGGCGGTCACCGATCTCCATCTGAAAATTCCCAGTGGCAGCTATTGCTGCCTGCTCGGCCCCAGCGGCTGCGGCAAGAGCACCACCTTGCGCATGCTGGCCGGGCACGAAGAGGTGAGCGAGGGCGACATCCTCATGGATAACCGCAACGTCACCGAGTTTTCGCCGACCCAGCGCGGCACGGCAATGATGTTTCAGAACTACGCGCTGTTCCCGCACATGAGCTGCCTGGACAACGTCGCCTTCGGCCTGCGCATCGCCGGCATGGCCAGGGCCGAGCGCCACGCCAAGGCCCGCGAGCTGCTGGCGCTGGTGAACATGCAGGATTACGCCGAGAGTTACCCCGAGCAGCTTTCCGGTGGTCAGCAGCAGCGAGTGGCGCTGGCCCGTGCCCTGATTACCCAGCCGGACGTGGTGCTGCTCGACGAGCCGCTGTCCGCTCTCGACCCGTTCTTGCGGATTCGCATGCGCAAGGAGCTCAAGGCGATCCAGAAGCAATTGGGGCTGACCTTCATCCACGTCACCCACTCCCAGGAAGAAGCCTTCGCCCTGGCCGATCTGGCGGTGGTGATGGACGGTGGCAAGATTCAGCAGGTAGCGCCGCCACGGGAATTGTTCGAGCGGCCAGCCACTCCCTTCGTCGCGCAATTCATCGGCGGCCACAGCCTGATGCGTGGCGAGCTGACTGCGCGCGAGGCAGATCGCGTGGTACTCAGCGTCGAAGGCACAGGGCAGGGCAGCCTGAGTCTGGCGCAACTGGGCGACGATTATGCCGAGGCCATGGTGGGCACGCCGCTGGCGTTCTCGGTGCGCTGCGATCACCTGGACATCCTGCCGCCAGGCAGCGCTCCGCCAGCCGGGCAGTTTGGCTTGCCTGCGCGGGTCTGCGATGTCGAGTTCCAGGGCGCTTTCATCTACGTCGAATGCCAAACCGCCAGCGCTACGCCGCTGATGGTTTACCTGGCCGACCGCCAGCGCCAGGTACCCGAGGTGGGTGCAGAGGTCACCCTGGCCTGGGACGCCGCGCACCTCAACCTGTTCTCCCCGCAACACGCCAACCCGACAGAGGAGGTTCACTGA
- a CDS encoding ABC transporter substrate-binding protein: MSEHDDSTPQLPAETPQVESAKGLSRRSLIKGLGVASAVAVGSGAITGFPMIWAQNIKNITLRQFGTGVSNLNDIAMKAKEDLGITLQLTALDSDAVAQRAVTQPRSFDIADIEYWIGKKVYPSGTMQAMDTQRLKNFDKISPLFINGKLNADSVIAQGTAPHTVGFVESADSLKFASEPTRWMTLVPTIYNADTLGIRPDLVGRPIKNWRDIMDPAFKGKASILNIPSIGIMDAAMICESMGEITYGDKGNMTQAEIDKTIAILMQAKKDGQFRAFWKSFDESVNLMASGEVVIQSMWSPAVAAVRSRGVACTYQPLEEGYRAWGGGIGLAKHLSGLELDAAYEYIDWYLSGWVGAYLNRQGYYSAAPETSRQYMSADEWGFWMEGKAAQSDILSPDGKVMEKAGAVRDGGSYEQRMGSVACWNSVMDENRHMVRKWNEFIVS, encoded by the coding sequence ATGAGCGAGCACGATGACAGCACCCCGCAACTCCCCGCCGAAACCCCGCAGGTGGAATCCGCCAAGGGACTGTCCAGGCGCAGCCTGATCAAGGGGCTGGGGGTGGCCTCGGCAGTGGCCGTGGGTTCCGGCGCGATCACCGGTTTTCCGATGATCTGGGCGCAGAACATCAAGAACATCACCTTGCGTCAGTTCGGCACCGGGGTGTCCAACCTCAACGACATCGCCATGAAGGCCAAGGAAGATCTGGGGATCACCCTGCAACTCACCGCACTGGACTCCGATGCGGTGGCGCAGCGGGCAGTGACTCAGCCACGCTCCTTCGACATCGCCGACATCGAGTACTGGATCGGCAAGAAGGTGTACCCGTCCGGCACCATGCAGGCCATGGACACTCAACGACTGAAGAATTTCGACAAGATCTCGCCGCTGTTCATCAACGGCAAACTGAACGCCGATTCGGTGATCGCCCAAGGTACTGCGCCGCACACCGTTGGCTTCGTCGAAAGCGCCGATTCGCTGAAGTTCGCCAGTGAGCCGACCCGCTGGATGACGCTGGTGCCGACCATCTACAACGCCGACACCCTGGGCATTCGCCCGGATCTGGTCGGGCGCCCGATCAAGAACTGGCGCGACATCATGGACCCGGCCTTCAAGGGCAAGGCCTCGATCCTCAACATCCCGTCCATCGGCATCATGGACGCGGCGATGATCTGCGAATCCATGGGTGAGATCACCTATGGCGACAAGGGCAACATGACCCAGGCCGAGATCGACAAGACCATCGCCATCCTCATGCAGGCGAAGAAAGACGGCCAGTTCCGCGCCTTCTGGAAGAGCTTCGATGAGTCGGTGAACCTGATGGCTTCCGGTGAGGTGGTGATCCAGTCCATGTGGTCACCGGCCGTGGCCGCCGTGCGCAGCCGCGGTGTGGCCTGCACCTACCAGCCGCTGGAAGAGGGCTATCGCGCCTGGGGCGGCGGTATCGGTCTGGCCAAGCACCTCAGCGGCCTGGAGCTGGATGCGGCCTATGAGTACATCGACTGGTACCTGTCGGGCTGGGTCGGTGCCTACCTCAACCGCCAGGGCTACTACAGCGCCGCCCCGGAGACCTCCAGGCAGTACATGAGCGCCGATGAATGGGGCTTCTGGATGGAGGGCAAGGCCGCCCAGAGCGACATTCTCAGCCCGGACGGCAAGGTCATGGAAAAGGCCGGCGCGGTGCGTGATGGCGGCTCCTATGAGCAGCGCATGGGCAGCGTGGCTTGCTGGAACTCGGTGATGGACGAGAACCGCCACATGGTCCGCAAGTGGAACGAGTTCATCGTTTCCTGA